In Zobellia roscoffensis, the following are encoded in one genomic region:
- a CDS encoding YifB family Mg chelatase-like AAA ATPase encodes MLTKVFGSAVFGVDATTITCEVNVDKGVGYHLVGLPDNAIKESNYRIAAALLNNGYKIPGKKITLNLAPADLRKEGSAYDLTLAIGILTASGQIKSENVEKYIIMGELSLDGSLHPIKGGLPIAIKAKEEGFEGFILPKENAKEAAIVSDLKVYGVENISEVIEFFDKGTPLEQTIINTREEFYKTLDFPEFDFADVKGQESIKRSMEIAAAGGHNIILVGPPGAGKTMLAKRLPSILPPMTLHEALETTKIHSVVGKIKNMGLMSQRPFRNPHHTISSAALVGGGSYPQPGEISLSHNGVLFLDELPEFERRVLEVMRQPMEDREVTIARARFTVTYPSSFMLVASMNPSPGGYFNDPDAPVTSSPAEMQRYLSKISGPLLDRIDIHIEVTPVPFEKLSEDRKGESSVDIRKRVTAARELQTKRFEELPSVHYNAQMNTKQIREFCKLDEASKELLKNAMERLNLSARAYDRILKVGRTIADLAGVEAVNGTHIAEAIQYRSLDREGWLG; translated from the coding sequence ATGCTCACCAAAGTTTTTGGAAGTGCCGTTTTTGGAGTAGATGCAACTACTATAACATGCGAAGTAAATGTTGATAAAGGAGTTGGATACCACTTGGTAGGTCTACCTGATAATGCCATAAAAGAAAGTAACTATCGTATTGCAGCAGCACTTTTAAATAATGGGTATAAGATTCCGGGCAAGAAAATCACCTTGAATCTTGCTCCGGCGGACTTACGAAAAGAAGGTTCCGCATATGACCTGACTCTGGCCATTGGTATTCTAACGGCATCAGGTCAGATTAAATCAGAGAACGTAGAAAAATATATTATAATGGGTGAGCTTTCGTTAGATGGAAGTCTTCATCCTATAAAAGGAGGATTACCAATTGCAATTAAAGCAAAAGAAGAGGGTTTTGAAGGTTTTATTCTTCCGAAGGAAAATGCAAAGGAAGCTGCTATTGTGTCTGACTTAAAAGTCTACGGAGTTGAGAATATAAGTGAGGTTATCGAGTTTTTTGATAAAGGAACTCCGTTAGAACAAACTATTATCAACACGCGAGAAGAGTTTTATAAGACATTGGATTTTCCTGAATTCGATTTTGCAGATGTAAAAGGACAAGAGAGTATAAAGCGTTCTATGGAAATCGCTGCGGCAGGCGGTCATAATATTATTTTGGTGGGACCTCCCGGAGCGGGAAAAACAATGCTCGCCAAACGGTTGCCATCAATTTTACCGCCTATGACTCTGCATGAGGCTTTGGAGACCACAAAAATTCATAGTGTGGTTGGAAAGATAAAGAACATGGGACTTATGAGTCAGCGTCCGTTTAGAAATCCTCATCACACTATAAGTTCTGCTGCACTCGTCGGTGGAGGAAGCTATCCACAACCAGGTGAAATTTCATTATCACATAATGGTGTCCTATTTTTAGATGAACTACCAGAATTTGAAAGAAGAGTATTAGAAGTAATGCGCCAGCCTATGGAAGACCGAGAGGTGACCATAGCACGTGCGCGTTTTACGGTTACATACCCCAGTAGTTTTATGTTGGTGGCGAGTATGAACCCTAGTCCGGGTGGCTATTTTAATGATCCAGATGCTCCAGTGACTTCCTCTCCGGCTGAAATGCAACGGTATTTAAGTAAGATTTCCGGGCCCTTGTTGGATCGTATTGATATTCATATTGAAGTGACTCCGGTTCCTTTTGAGAAATTGTCAGAAGATAGAAAAGGAGAGAGTAGTGTGGATATTAGAAAACGGGTTACAGCGGCAAGAGAACTTCAGACCAAACGCTTTGAAGAGCTTCCAAGTGTTCATTATAATGCACAAATGAATACAAAACAGATACGGGAATTCTGTAAGTTGGATGAAGCTTCAAAAGAATTATTGAAGAATGCTATGGAGCGACTGAATTTGTCTGCACGTGCCTATGACCGTATTTTAAAAGTAGGACGCACTATTGCGGATTTAGCAGGTGTGGAGGCGGTAAATGGAACTCATATTGCTGAAGCTATACAATACCGCAGCTTGGATAGAGAGGGTTGGTTGGGGTAG
- a CDS encoding penicillin acylase family protein, translating into MNRFKRLGWGLLALIGVLAVAIGSFTYHLKPDYDGETKLRGLSEEVQVYYDTYGIPHIYAENDADAFKALGYVHAQDRLWQMELLRRIGSGRLAEVFGKDLLGTDKFFLALGVDDYSSETIAKVNSNDESVQLSLAYLDGINQFIDEGPTPVEFYLTGTEKKPFVLKDVYNTLGYMAFSFAMAHKTDPLLSRIKDKLGFEYLKDLEIDSDTTTLWIKNYPRNRADSIQKSISEVMSSLEKLSIPLFEGSNGWAIAAEKTKNGKVIFANDPHIGFSQPSVWYEAHVSTPSYEKYGYHLAGVPYPVLGHNRKLAYGMTMFENDDVDFYYEKTHPTDPRKYKKGDEWKDYEIISKTIKVKDSDDIHFSYKKTHHGPVLNGIADQVTGERPVSMWWVFTKVENQLLNSLHNMSYANGLGEFKKALEGLHAPGLGIVYGDAEDNVAYWAAAKLYTIPDSIHTKFVSEEGKGLPVEKEYLDFSENPHTINPPWHYVYSANNQPDSIAGMLYPGYYLPENRARRIFQLLESKGDWDKEAVGHMINDNTSPVNVEIVTMLLSKLKIDGLSTGQLKILDALKQWRGDYPKTSIEATVYHKWMYCILKHIFKDELGDILFEEIMNTHLIKRTMAPIFANENSIWWDDISTLNIAESQTDIVNVSFREALQNLETTLGEDSASWVWGRVHTIEHGHPIGQIEALRSFFNVGPFGVNGTREVINNLYFPYTEDGVYKVSSGPSTRRVIDFSDVENGISILPTGQSGNPFSEHYKDQAGMYVNGEFRKMMLNKEEIVSTSKSQLTLKPDN; encoded by the coding sequence ATGAATAGATTTAAGCGATTGGGGTGGGGGTTGCTTGCTCTTATTGGTGTACTGGCAGTGGCTATTGGCAGTTTTACATATCATTTGAAACCTGACTACGACGGTGAAACAAAACTTCGGGGTCTTTCTGAGGAAGTACAGGTTTATTACGACACTTACGGAATTCCACATATTTATGCGGAAAATGATGCAGATGCTTTTAAGGCGCTTGGTTATGTTCATGCGCAGGATAGGCTTTGGCAAATGGAGTTGTTGCGTCGTATCGGCAGCGGTAGACTTGCGGAAGTTTTTGGAAAAGATTTACTGGGAACGGATAAGTTTTTCTTGGCATTGGGCGTAGATGATTATTCCTCAGAAACCATAGCTAAAGTAAACAGCAATGATGAGTCGGTTCAATTGTCATTGGCTTATTTAGATGGAATTAACCAGTTCATTGACGAAGGCCCTACGCCTGTAGAGTTTTACCTTACTGGTACAGAAAAGAAACCGTTTGTTTTAAAAGATGTGTACAATACTTTGGGCTATATGGCTTTCAGTTTTGCTATGGCGCATAAAACGGATCCTTTGTTGAGTAGGATAAAAGATAAATTGGGTTTTGAGTATTTAAAGGATTTAGAAATAGATAGTGATACAACTACACTATGGATAAAGAACTATCCCCGTAATCGAGCGGATTCTATACAAAAATCAATTTCCGAGGTGATGTCTTCTTTGGAAAAATTATCAATTCCTCTTTTTGAAGGGAGCAATGGTTGGGCAATAGCAGCAGAAAAGACCAAAAATGGAAAAGTCATTTTTGCAAATGACCCTCACATAGGGTTTTCTCAGCCTTCCGTGTGGTATGAAGCTCATGTAAGTACGCCTAGTTATGAGAAGTACGGGTATCATTTAGCAGGTGTGCCGTATCCTGTTTTAGGGCACAATAGGAAGTTAGCTTATGGTATGACCATGTTTGAGAATGACGATGTTGATTTTTATTACGAAAAAACACATCCAACGGACCCAAGAAAGTATAAAAAGGGGGATGAATGGAAAGATTATGAGATAATATCTAAAACTATAAAAGTCAAAGATTCAGACGATATCCATTTTTCCTATAAAAAAACACATCATGGCCCTGTTTTAAATGGTATTGCAGATCAGGTTACCGGAGAACGACCTGTTTCTATGTGGTGGGTATTTACCAAGGTGGAAAATCAATTATTGAATAGTTTGCATAATATGTCTTACGCAAATGGCCTAGGTGAATTTAAAAAAGCTTTAGAAGGGCTTCATGCACCTGGTTTAGGTATTGTTTATGGGGATGCAGAAGATAATGTGGCCTATTGGGCTGCGGCTAAGTTGTATACGATTCCGGACAGTATACATACAAAATTTGTGAGTGAAGAAGGTAAGGGGCTTCCTGTAGAAAAGGAATATTTAGATTTTAGTGAAAACCCCCATACTATTAATCCACCTTGGCATTATGTTTATTCAGCAAATAATCAACCAGATTCTATTGCAGGAATGTTGTATCCTGGTTATTATCTTCCTGAGAATAGGGCTAGACGAATCTTTCAACTTTTAGAAAGTAAAGGTGATTGGGATAAGGAAGCTGTTGGTCATATGATTAATGACAATACCTCTCCGGTCAATGTTGAAATTGTAACCATGCTCCTTAGTAAACTAAAAATAGATGGCCTGAGTACGGGGCAACTGAAAATTTTAGATGCTTTAAAACAATGGAGAGGAGATTACCCGAAGACAAGTATAGAGGCTACTGTTTATCATAAATGGATGTATTGTATTTTAAAACACATTTTTAAAGATGAATTGGGAGATATTCTTTTTGAAGAAATAATGAATACGCACCTAATAAAGCGTACCATGGCTCCTATTTTTGCTAATGAAAATTCCATTTGGTGGGATGATATTAGCACGTTGAATATTGCAGAAAGTCAAACTGATATAGTCAATGTTTCATTTCGGGAAGCATTACAAAATTTAGAAACAACTTTAGGAGAAGATAGTGCTTCATGGGTTTGGGGTAGAGTTCATACCATAGAGCATGGTCATCCTATTGGTCAAATTGAGGCGCTTAGGTCATTTTTTAACGTGGGGCCATTTGGGGTAAACGGAACGCGTGAGGTTATAAATAATTTATATTTTCCGTATACGGAAGATGGGGTTTATAAAGTTAGCTCGGGACCTTCCACTCGCAGGGTAATTGATTTTTCTGATGTGGAAAATGGTATAAGTATTTTACCAACGGGCCAGTCAGGCAATCCATTTAGTGAGCATTATAAAGACCAGGCAGGAATGTACGTGAATGGAGAGTTCCGTAAGATGATGCTTAATAAAGAAGAGATAGTATCAACTTCAAAATCACAACTTACTTTAAAGCCTGATAATTAG